One window of the Cryptomeria japonica chromosome 7, Sugi_1.0, whole genome shotgun sequence genome contains the following:
- the LOC131856361 gene encoding disease resistance protein Roq1-like, whose product MASSSSSHQQNQELEPAGKRRKVCESSKLFDVFINHRGPDVKLPLATQIYNSLKELGIRAFLDSEEKEPGDSFPSTIETAIRSASVHIAIFSKKYAESAWCLAELVLMLQSNAKIIPVFYQVRPSDLRHIETGVYAEAFIKYEKKSRNLEKLKEWKEALQSLSFIAGEEITSSSDCKSIVAAVQKEVHRNKCLHVATYPVGLDSLVKDFEKRCLDELVQDFENQCRLKKGKDKVKIVGIFGIGGVGKTTLAKELYNRKRFNYSRAGFLFDVREASVRSQLPSLQRKLVKDLFDDHPQSFTSTEEGTSYLKNKLERSPLLGFLIVVDDIDHVEQLHALLIMDILDKFDNTLVIVITRDARVLINAGITVGYHLKGMNRNDGSQLFCWHAFGQPFPLSGYEVFFHAFVDVCGGLPLSLQVLGRHVRGGTASYWRLELDKAKKTLSREVKDRLRISFDALDGEQKEVFMDIACFFLDKPKIIAEQVWKGLGWNAQHALQRLMDKLLVEEIHTFTDDENYRYNEDQTKMEIVFRMHDHLRDLGREMALELSPPHRLWRPQDLKFLESMGFKKILAKTNVRCLHSIFDESMDSQITFFLGQLDICGETSASLPWLQLKGNSTELPNIPSWICLQNLQCLKIKCGRLETLWKNSIQVPTHLKELVISRTSLKEFPDFLGIPGSLENEGKFTTVKVPMSSLEKLEISFENLASKILINGIHYPSLESIKFHGMERLMEMNFTGVQTLKCLDLTNCRKLKSLTGISDLSNLVWLNISGCPDLEFEYLCLRRMECLQRITFDRNVKMKYFELDGCRSLETTEFGFEKLVQLKIRCCPSLYSIPNFRGLSCLEKIIIDGIGKLGCFHLDECQNLRSVSLNFDLTGLHIAKCPELEELPSLSRQRCLEWIRIDSCKKLPKIALPTTLNNISVANCRDLQKVVGTGDLIKITRLIIRECPKLEDLPSLPRLSCLKEIEIDSCAKLQNI is encoded by the exons ATGGCGTCTTCTTCTTCATCTCACCAGCAAAATCAGGAATTAGAACCTGCCGGCAAAAGGAGGAAGGTTTGTGAAtcttcaaaattatttgatgtgtTCATCAACCACAGAGGTCCCGATGTCAAACTTCCTCTGGCTACTCAGATTTACAACTCCCTTAAGGAGCTGGGCATAAGGGCATTTCTTGATTCGGAAGAGAAGGAGCCTGGCGATTCGTTTCCTTCTACAATTGAAACTGCGATTAGATCTGCTTCAGTGCATAttgcaattttttcaaaaaaatatgcgGAATCAGCGTGGTGTCTGGCTGAGCTGGTTCTGATGTTACAGAGTAACGCCAAGATAATTCCTGTGTTTTATCAGGTGAGGCCTTCTGATCTCCGCCACATAGAAACGGGCGTATACGCTGAAGCATTCATTAAATATGAGAAGAAGAGCAGGAACCTGGAGAAGCTTAAAGAGTGGAAGGAGGCTCTTCAATCTCTTTCATTTATAGCTGGGGAGGAAATTACAAG TTCCAGTGACTGTAAAAGCATAGTAGCAGCAGTGCAAAAAGAAGTACACCGGAACAAATGTTtgcatgttgccacatatccagtTGGGCTTGACAGTCTTGTGAAAGATTTTGAAAAGCGATGCCTTGATGAGCTTGTACAAGATTTTGAAAATCAGTGTAGGCTGAAGAAAGGGAAGGATAAGgttaaaattgttggcatttttggtaTTGGTGGAGTGGGGAAGACAACTCTTGCCAAAGAGTTGTATAACCGAAAGAGGTTTAATTATTCTAGAGCAGGTTTTTTGTTTGATGTGCGAGAAGCATCTGTGAGAAGCCAGTTGCCTTCCTTACAACGTAAGCTTGTCAAGGATCTCTTCGATGATCATCCTCAAAGTTTTACAAGTACAGAGGAAGGAACAAGCTAtctgaaaaataaattagaaagaAGCCCACTTTTAGGTTTTCTAATTGTTGTGGATGACATAGATCATGTGGAGCAATTACATGCTCTACTGATCATGGATATCTTAGATAAATTTGACAATACTCTGGTTATTGTTATAACCCGGGATGCCCGGGTGCTTATAAATGCAGGGATTACTGTGGGTTATCATTTAAAAGGAATGAATAGAAATGATGGTAGCCAACTCTTCTGTTGGCATGCCTTTGGCCAACCCTTTCCACTGAGCGGGTACGAGGTGTTTTTTCACGCCTTTGTTGATGTGTGTGGAGGGTTACCTCTGTCTCTTCAGGTTCTGGGTCGGCACGTTCGTGGTGGAACTGCCAGTTATTGGAGACTAGAATTGGATAAAGCTAAGAAGACATTGAGTCGAGAAGTAAAGGATAGATTGAGAATAAGTTTTGACGCACTGGATGGTGAACAAAAAGAGGTTTTTATGGATATTGCTTGTTTCTTTTTGGACAAACCAAAGATTATAGCCGAACAAGTATGGAAGGGATTAGGATGGAACGCTCAACATGCATTGCAAAGACTCATGGATAAGTTACTTGTAGAAGAAATTCATACATTTACTGACGATGAAAATTATAGATATAATGAAGATCAAACCAAAATGGAAATTGTATTCAGAATGCACGACCACCTAAGGGATTTGGGAAGAGAGATGGCACTTGAGCTCAGCCCTCCTCATCGCCTGTGGCGTCCTCAAGATCTGAAGTTTTTG GAATCGATGGGTTTCAAGAAAATCCTCGCCAAAACTAATGTCAGGTGTTTACATTCCATTTTCGACGAGTCCATGGATTCTCAAATTACATTCTTTTTAGGCCAGTTAGATATTTGTGGTGAGACATCAGCTTCCTTACCATGGCTTCAGCTTAAGGGCAATTCCACAGAACTGCCAAACATTCCTTCATGGATTTGTCTGCAAAATTTGCAGTGCTTGAAAATCAAATGCGGACGACTTGAAACCTTGTGGAAAAACAGCATCCAG GTGCCCACCCACTTGAAAGAGCTGGTGATTTCTCGAACCTCTTTGAAAGAGTTTCCAGATTTCTTAGGAATACCGGGTAGCTTAGAAAATGAGGGAAAGTTTACTACTGTGAAGGTTCCTATGAGTAGCCTTGAAAAGCTAGAGATTAGCTTTGAAAATTTAGCATCCAAGATCTTAATTAATGGAATACACTATCCCAGCCTGGAGTCAATCAAATTTCATGGCATGGAAAGACTTATGGAAATGAATTTTACAGGGGTACAGACATTAAAGTGCCTTGATCTTACAAATTGTAGAAAACTCAAGAGTTTGACAGGAATATCTGATCTTAGTAATCTTGTGTGGTTAAACATTAGTGGATGTCCAGACCTTGAGTTTGAATACTTGTGTCTCAGGAGAATGGAGTGCCTGCAGAGGATAACATTTGATAGAAATgtgaagatgaaatattttgaGTTGGATGGGTGTCGAAGTTTAGAAACAACAGAGTTTGGTTTTGAAAAGCTTGTACAATTAAAAATTCGGTGCTGCCCTAGTCTTTATTCAATCCCAAATTTTAGAGGTCTAAGTTGTCTGGAGAAAATTATAATCGATGGAATTGGGAAGCTCGGATGTTTTCATTTGGATGAATGTCAAAATTTGAGAAGTGTGTCACTTAACTTTGATCTTACAGGCTTGCACATTGCTAAGTGTCCTGAGCTTGAGGAGTTGCCAAGTCTTTCCAGACAGAGGTGCTTGGAGTGGATTAGAATTGACTCTTGTAAGAAGCTACCAAAGATTGCCCTGCCAACAACACTCAACAATATATCTGTGGCAAATTGCAGAGATTTGCAAAAAGTAGTAGGAACCGGAGATCTTATAAAGATTACAAGGCTTATTATTAGAGAGTGTCCTAAGCTTGAGGATTTGCCAAGTCTTCCAAGACTAAGCTGTTTGAAGGAGATTGAGATTGACTCATGTGCGAAGCTGCAGAACATATAA